One genomic window of Pempheris klunzingeri isolate RE-2024b chromosome 12, fPemKlu1.hap1, whole genome shotgun sequence includes the following:
- the LOC139211306 gene encoding G-protein coupled receptor 4-like, producing MEDFNFNSPLQDNNDTNTNSDFERGGFIIYVMTCAIPCVGLPLTLGAIYALYCLVRNGHVVPVYVINLLISDLIQLCWMIAEVTRPLTETDYLFYIYGLLVSVGFMVCIALERYLVIAWPLWYRFRRTIKSSVVVCVMVWAFPLVYLLPSHFWFDFEVIEIIFAVIILVPFPLLIFFLIGTLKALSAADRVASDEKRRIVGILVLVLLIYTLLFLPSVIWFLAQRAKKNFILGGLSFVFLKLSPLADLALYVFVRKGIIDKLLASLCRCRTDSNDISISAV from the exons ATGGAAGATTTTAACTTTAACAGCCCCTTACAGGACAATAACGACACCAACACCAACTCTGATTTCGAACGCGGTGGATTCATCATATATGTAATGACATGTGCAATCCCCTGTGTTGGCCTTCCTTTGACCCTTGGGGCCATCTATGCTCTCTATTGTCTG GTGAGAAATGGCCATGTTGTTCCAGTCTACGTCATCAACCTCCTCATTTCCGACCTCATTCAGCTCTGCTGGATGATTGCTGAGGTGACACGACCTTTGACAGAGACGGACTATCTTTTTTACATCTATGGTCTTTTAGTCAGTGTTGGCTTCATGGTGTGTATCGCCCTGGAAAG GTACTTGGTCATCGCCTGGCCTCTGTGGTACCGCTTCAGACGAACTATCAAGAGCTCCGTGGTGGTCTGTGTCATGGTCTGGGCCTTTCCTCTTGTTTATCTGCTCCCTTCCCATTTCTGGTTTGATTTTGAGGTCATTGAAATCATCTTTGCTGTTATCATCCTCGTTCCTTTCCCATTGCTCATATTCTTCCTGATCGGCACCCTGAAAGCCCTGTCTGCTGCTGACCGTGTTGCCTCTGATGAAAAACGACGAATTGTTGGAATTTTGGTCCTGGTGCTGCTTATTTACACACTACTGTTCCTGCCCTCTGTCATTTGGTTTCTGGcacagagagcaaaaaaaaattttatccTTGGTGGCCTGTCTTTCGTGTTCCTTAAGTTGAGTCCTCTTGCAGACTTGGCTCTGTATGTTTTCGTTAGGAAAGGGATCATAGACAAGCTGTTGGCCTCTCTCTGTCGTTGCAGAACAGACAGCAATGATATCAGCATTTCAGCAGTGTGA
- the LOC139211187 gene encoding solute carrier family 22 member 7-like isoform X3: protein MKFETILEEIDGFGPFQIIIIVLMCTPRIVLPCHFLLNNFIAASPPHRCDISSLDDGGLFENLTLGQRLTASIPVQEDGEPKSCEMFAEPQLQLLANSSDSADLPTVQCQSGWVYDNSTFTSTLATEWDLVCDRKSLTKTTSTIFFFGVMMGAIAFGYLCDRYGRRNTLLASYIMAIVFGFSSTFANSYVLFAVLRFLTGFGLTGISITSIVLSIEWVDTGRRSFIGVIGSLAWSVGNMLLAGFAFLVNDWRTLIMTVTAPLGFAVLTWWWIPESARWLLANGKVERAQFYLDRCAKFNKRPKLSSKLKLETLSSIEIREKSQKSFTYLHLIKTPKMRQLTLLSGIVWYGVASTYYGISLNISGFGLNMYLTHFIYAAIEVPAKLMIYCLLNIIGRRKCQAGTLLLTGVCIALNMFIPKGLWHLRAVVAILGKGLSEASFTTIFLYTTELYPTVIR from the exons ATGAAGTTTGAGACCATCCTGGAGGAAATCGACGGGTTTGGGCCTTTccaaatcatcatcatcgtcctgATGTGCACCCCTCGAATAGTCCTGCCCTGTCACTTCTTACTGAACAACTTCATCGCCGCTTCACCTCCTCACCGCTGTGACATCAGCAGCCTGGATGATGGAGGACTCTTTGAAAATTTAACACTGGGGCAGAGACTGACCGCCAGCATACCTGTACAAGAAGATGGGGAGCCAAAGTCATGTGAAATGTTTGCGGAGCCTCAGTTGCAGCTCTTAGCCAACAGCTCCGACAGCGCCGACCTGCCAACAGTTCAGTGTCAGAGTGGATGGGTTTATGATAACTCCACGTTTACTTCCACCCTGGCAACAGAG TGGGACCTCGTCTGTGACAGAAAAAGCCTGACAAAGACGACCAGCACAATCTTCTTTTTTGGAGTGATGATGGGGGCCATAGCTTTTGGATACCTCTGCGATAG GTATGGCAGGAGAAACACTCTTCTGGCTTCGTACATCATGGCGATCGTGTTTGGCTTCTCCAGCACGTTTGCAAACTCCTATGTTCTGTTTGCAGTGCTGAGATTTCTCACCGGGTTCGGTCTGACAGGAATCAGCATCACCTCAATAGTTCTCA GCATCGAGTGGGTCGACACAGGTCGTAGATCGTTTATCGGTGTGATTGGCAGCCTGGCCTGGTCTGTGGGGAACATGCTGCTGGCTGGGTTTGCCTTCCTGGTAAATGACTGGCGGACACTGATCATGACTGTTACAGCCCCACTAGGATTTGCAGTTTTGACCTGGTG GTGGATTCCTGAATCTGCTCGATGGCTGTTAGCAAATGGCAAAGTAGAAAGGGCCCAGTTTTACCTTGACAGGTGTGCTAAGTTCAACAAAAGACCAAAGCTGTCATCTAAATTAAAACTGGAG ACACTCTCCAGCATAGAGATCCGGGAAAAGTCACAGAAGAGCTTCACTTACCTCCACCTAATCAAGACCCCGAAGATGAGACAGTTAACTCTACTGTCTGGGATTGTGTG GTACGGAGTCGCCTCCACATATTATGGAATCAGCTTGAACATCAGTGGATTTGGTTTGAACATGTACCTCACACACTTCATCTATGCCGCCATTGAAGTTCCTGCCAAGCTGATGATCTATTGTCTTCTGAACATCATTGGGCGGAGGAAGTGCCAAGCAGGCACGCTGCTACTGACAGGAGTCTGCATCGCCTTAAACATGTTCATTCCAAAAG GTCTGTGGCATCTGCGGGCCGTTGTTGCCATTCTTGGAAAAGGCCTATCAGAGGCTTCCTTCACAACTATCTTCCTCTACACAACAGAGCTTTACCCCACAGTCATCAG